ttaagacCATTGAGTCCagctgttaacctagcactgccaagcccaccactaaaccatgtccctaagcaccgcatctatgcatcttttaaatccctccaggggtggtgactccaccacttccctgggcagcctgttccagtgcttgacaaccctttgggtgaagaaatttgtcctaatgtccaatctaaacctcccctggtgcaacttgaggctgttgcttcttgtcctattgcttgttacttgggggaagagaccgacccccaccttgctccaacctcctttcaggtagttgtagagcgcgatgaggtctcccctcagcctcctcttctccagactaaacaccagtgcccagtacaggggcacgatcacctccctgctcctgctggccacactatttctgatatgggccaggatgctgttggccttcttggccacctgggcacactgccggctcatgttcagctggctgtcgaccagcacccccaggtccttttcctccgggcagctttccagccgctcttccccaagcctgcagcgttgcatggggttgttgtgacccaagtgcaggacccggcacttggccgtgttgaacctcatacagttggcctcggcccatcgatccagcctgtccaggtccctctgcagagccttcccaccctccagcagatcaacactcccgcccagcttggtgtcatctgcagacttactgagggagcactcgatccccttgtccagataaCTGGTAGAGATTAAACAGagctggccccaatactgagccatgagcagccagtttctccagaagaatgGTGTgtgaaatggtgtcaaaggctttactaaagtctaggtggacaacatccacagccttttgctcatccactaagcgggtcacctcgtcataggaggagatcaggttagtcaagcaggacctgccttccatgaacccgtgctgactgggcctggtcacctggttgtcctgcacgtgctgcgtgatggcactcaggatgatctgctccataaccttcctggcaccgaggtcaggctgacaggcctgtagttctccggatcctccttccgatGCTTCTTGCAGATGGGTGTCAcgtttgctaacctccagtcaaccgggacctccccggttagccagggctgctgataaaggacagaaagtggcttggtgagctctcccgccagctccctcagtacccttgggtggatcccatccggccccgtagacttgtgtgtaagtggtgtggcaggtcaccaaccatttccccttggatcatgggggcttcattctgctcctgtccctgtcttccagctcagggggctgcgCACCCAGGGAGCAAcgggtctgactattaaagactgaggcaaagacggCATTAAGTACTTCacccttttcctcatcctttgtcactgtttcccctgcatccaataaagggtggagattctccttagccctcctctTGTTGccaatatatttatagaaacattttttattgtcttctacggcagtagccagattaagttctagctggcccttctaattttctccctgcctaacctcatgacatccgtgtagtcctcctgagttgcctgccccttcttcccaaGGTCATAACCTCTccattttttcctgagttccagccaaagctctctgttcagccaggccggtcgtcttccccgccggctcgtctttgaggggacggcctgctcctgcgcctgtAAGATTTCcctcctgaagaacgtccagccttcctgggctcCTTTGTCGAGCAGGCTCCTAAGCAGGCCGAAGTCTGGCCTCGGggagtccaaggtggcagttctgctgacccctctcctcgcttctccaagaatcaaaaccTCTGTAAttttgtgatcgctgtgcccaagacggcctccaactgTCCTTCTCTGTTGGCAAACAACAggtccctcaccagctgtgtcaggagtgatcttccacacactccaagAACCTCCGAGACTGTTGCCTCTCTGCTGGATGTGGGCAGGTCAGACTTGTCTCAGAATTTGAAGTTGGCAAAACCCAAATTCCTGCAAAAAACTGAAGGTCCGAGTCCAAATTCTGTTATGAAAGCTGTGCAGAAAGGGTTGCAGAGCAAATGGTGTGCATAAAAGGCAAAGTCCCATTCCTAGTTTATAGGAGTCTTCCTAATAAGTCTGAAAATCTGTTTTTAGGGCATGCTGGTATTTGCATATATTAAGAACTAAATTAGGCCTAGATTCATGTGTTTACTCAAATATGCTCATGGTATATAATCAGTTGAGCAGGACCTAACAGTCTAAAGGATTGTTAGTAatacagtaagaaaataaaaacaattcctCCATTGTCTTTTTATGCTTATTGGCCTTTGAAGTCCAGCAGTAGCAGTTTTTGCTCACAGTTACTGCAGAGGATTTCAGTGCCCGTAGCAGAGCGTGCGGGGAGGAGATGCGCAGCCCAGATCTTCCGGGGGTTTTGCTACCCGGGTCGGGAGGGCTGTAAGGGGACATGGGGCCCTGGTTCAGCCCTGGGGATGGTGTTGATCTGCATGAGGGCCATCTGCTGGAGGCTGCCGAGGGAGCCCTGCATCCCTTCACTGTCTCTGAAGCTTTTAGGAGGATGAACACCTGATGTAAACCCTTTATTGTGGGTGGTCTTGCTGCCTCCTTCCGAATGGTGACATTTTCATTGTCTGTCTTCCTCAGATGAATCAAGACCAAAGAGTGGGGAAGGATGGAAGAAAGGGGTAATGGTTGGGTGTCTCATCGGTGAAGCAGCTGAGATTGTTGAGAATGGCGATCCCTTCCCAAAAAGTCAATGCCTCCTGATCCTTATCTGCCTCCCCATCCTCCATGTAGTCTGTGTTGTCTTGGGGTATTTAAATTCCTCATTTCTGGAGTCCTGGCAGGTGTCCCCCCTTATTGCACTGTAGGAAAACTGCTTTGTTCTCCAGTGTCACTTCTTGGGAACTTATCCTTGGTGCAGAGGGGTATGGCTGTACTTACTGATGGTCTTGGACTGGCACAAGTCTTCTATAAAGTGGAAAATAGCTGTCCCATGGAGTATCTTCTTGGCAGCTTTTTATCTAGCTTTTGTAAGCGGTTTCCTATTGACTATACCCAGTTAAGTGCcattcagctgcttttctgtttctacagGATAATACCATCGATTTTCTGGAATATGTAGCTGCCTTGAATCTTGTTTTACGAGGAAAACTGGAACACAAGCTGAGGTGGACATTCAAAGTATATGACAAGGATGGGAATGGCTGCATAGATAAACCTGAGCTGCTGGAAATTGTTGAGGTAAGTAGGCATTGCCTAATCACTTATTTAAGCAATCATGGTTCTTTGGCAATGTAATGATGTATATGGTTTTTGTGATAATCAGGTTTCAAGGCAGCTGTGGGCAGTGATGAAGTGAAAATGCCTGACCTTGGTGAAAGGGTCATGTGCTCAGTGGTTTGGTGGAGCCTGATGGGGTGGCTGAGGGATAAGTTAAACCCCCTGCGGGCAGCCtggcccctgctgctgctgaagctgtcCAGAAATGCAGCATCTGGGTGCTGTTGTGGAGTTCCTGTATCTCTGTTCTGCCTTTCCTTTCAACCTTTTTACACCGAGATTCATTGCACTGGCCAGTGGAAGAGGGTTTCACCCTATGTGCCTTACAGGAGCTAAGTTTCCTGCCTGAGTAGCTGGTGAGAATACACCGAGAGGTGCAAAATAGTACAGAAATCCCTTTTGtaattcttcctttctgttaTGTTCTGCGCTTCGTTTTAATTAGTGACTTCGTGAAGGTGTGAGAGGAGGCATGGGCCTTAGAAACAGTCAGACACGGAGTTCCTGGGTTCTTACATAGGTAAATATCTTGGTGATTGTGCTAGAATCACCCCTGCACCACAGGTGCTGTTACCCTTGCACAGCAGTACTTTTGAGGCTTAATCAATGGTTGTCAAACATTTTAGGACCTTAGGTGAAATGCAATATCAAGAAAACATCAGAAATCGAATCTGTGGAAAGCAGGTCCTTTTGGCTGGGAAGTGTGACCAGCTTGTTacctgcagcaccagcagcaggcGTGAGAGCATCTGTGAGCTTGTCTGGGGCAGGTTCAATTATAGTTTTGAGGTCAGCTAGGAATTGGCCAGAGCTGTATTAGGCCCTTGCTAATCCCCTCTCTGGGAAGACTTCAGACAAAACCCTTCAGCCTAAGGAGTAAAGTAAAGTTAATAATGAACAGGTGGTTGTCATGGGAGGAATAGATAAAATCTGCCCCTTTCCACTGACAAAGTGGAACAGAAACTATGGGTCAAAATATGTGCTAATACAGGTTTGATCTTGCAGCTTGGGCACAAGTTCCCTGGGAGAGTGGGCTGGGTAAGTCCAGATGTGCCTGGCCTcagatgttagaaaaaaaaaaaatcatactcaaAAGTCAGATGATTTTCCCATCTGTGAAACTTGTGCCTTGTCCTTTGCAAAGGAACCCTGAGGTCTGACCAATATGTGAAAGGAAAATAGGAGGGCAGCAGCTTCAAAGAGCAAATGAAGTAATCCGCAGTGTGTGTGAGCATAAGGTCAGACGTTTCATTAAAGGTCTGAGGCTGTTAAGTGGCAGACCTTTCTAGAAAAGTTAAAACCACAGCCTTTGTAAAAGACCTTTACATGGTTGGGAAGATGGAGTTCACCACTGCTTTTCATTTCTAGTCCTTCTCCTAATCTGTGAATTTCTTTTCAGTCTATCTACAAGCTGAAGAAAGCATGTCGGTCGGAGGTGGAGGAGAGGACTCCATTGCTCACACCGGAGGAGGTTGTGGACAGGATATTTCAGCTAGTGGATGAGAATGGGGATGGTAAGTGATCGATGGCTCAGATTGCATTCATGCGTAATGAGAAGCTATCTGTGCTGGGCAGGCTAGCTTTAATTACGTCTATCAAGAAATCACTTGGAACTATTATGTTACTCATATTAGACACATTGGGTTTCGTTCTAGTCTGTTAGAGTCAAGAGTAACTTGGTGCAGCaggaggaaataattttcattgtgttttttaatgtaaaatacagagGGGTCACTATTCCATCTGGATCTTGATGCCACACAGATCTCACCCTCTGAAAGCCTCCAGTAGCCAGAATGCAGGTCCCAGTCCCAGGACAAATAGCCTGAGTAAAGACCGTGGCTCTAGTCACATTGGAGCTTGCAGGATCAGACTTGCAATCCTCCTGGAGGAGCATGTGTAAGCTAATGCAACATTTCATGTTAGCCGACGGGATGGGGTAGGTGAGAATGCATTGGGTTACAGCGTGGTGGTTTGTCTTTCAGCTAGCTGGCCTAAACTACATGGGGAAATGAAGTATAGCTTTTGTCTTATTAGCATATTTTCTGACATACAGGTAGTTTTTActtcctgccttcctcttcttGTCTTATCTGTCATGTTTTGTCTCCCCATCTTGTGTCCTCCTTGTCTCATACACAGGGCAGTTGTCTCTTGATGAGTTCATTGATGGGGCCAGGAAAGACAAGTGGGTGATGAAGATGCTGCAAATGGATGTAAACCCTGGAGGATGGATCtctgagcagaggagaaagagtgctttgttttgagaaaattcagttttgatACAGCTGAAAATGTGATGCCACCTACAACTGTGGCTCTCTTACTCTGGGGTGGTGGAGTAAGCATCCAGATGAAAACTTCAGTGGTTTAAGAAGCCATATCTCAATCTAAACCCCATGTGCTGCATACTGCTGGTACCCAGAGACTATTTTTGGCCCATGAATAAGTCTTTCTGTGTACACAATATCATGTTTGCCAGCTCTGGTTTTTGGTTacaccccaaggaacaaaattttcatggcttcctgGAGCGGATCCTGGGCAGGGTTTTATTCTGATGATAGACGGGATCGGGAAGTGAGAAATCCTGATGCAATGGTACCGTCTCCAGTGCAGACTAGTGTTTGCATCATTCATGCCTGCAGAGATATAAACACATCAAACAAAGTGACAACAAAAGAGGTGCTCTGGCAGGCTTTCTACATCCAGGAGGTCTGTATGCATATTTAATAGGCTATACTACTGCTAATGTAAAATTCCTGAACATATCGCTATCCAAAATGAGAATTGGATTATAAGCGGTAGCCGAGACAGTACACAGAGTTGAGGAAAACATAATGCGTGGGCTGGACAGGTGGAGCAGCAACTCCTTGCATCTCCCTCCTGTGGACCGGAGTGTGCTCCTTCTACCTGTTCAGAGACCTGGGTTTCTGTGGGGCTGGAAAAATGCTATTTCCAAACACTGAGCAGCAGAGGAAATTGTACCTCTTCTTGACAGCCACGTTTGGAGGATGGATTTGCACAAGTGTGATTCTGCTCCTTTTGATCCCCTTTTTCTTACTGAACCATCACTCTAGAACAGCTTTTCCTGCCCTGTGAAGACTGACTGAGCTCAAGGAGCTCCAAGACTTTCACTGCACTGGGAGAAGCTTTGTGTGGAAGGAGAGATAAGGGAAGAGCAGAGTTTTGCTTGGCAGCGTCTCTGCAGTGAGAGGATTAGTGCTGCTTTATTGGCAGGACCACAGAATGGAACAAGTGACAGAAAATCCAAGTGAGTTACTGAAGTAGTACAGTGGTTTTACACTGGACTTAGTTTAGCCACAGACTATAGATATAAAATTTGCACAGGTTGTAGGCTGAGCTCTGCTATTCTAACCCATATTcctacatatatacatgtatgtggAAAGAGAATTTGGCTTGAACCAATAATTTGGTTCACCTTTGGGTTTATTTATTgggttttttgcaagaaaaatttctgcacgaaaataacatgaatttttgtcttgttttagtctTCCCATGGGATCAGTGGGCCAAGTCACATCCATGAAAAGATTTGCAATCCCTTTTTTGTGGCCTTTAATTATGACTGTAGTATCTTTCATTAGTTGATTAGTTTGCTGGTTTGTGGTCTTGTCAATTTAGCTGCTGTTTAAATTCAGGAACATGAGGAAGTATTCAGGGTAAGACACAGTCAGTGCTAGAGTTCAAATCCATATACATTTCCACTTCTAAATAGCCTTTCTAAGAGTCTTCTGTAAATACACACTCACTTGTGGCATGCTTACTTATCAGAGCAGATTAGACTTACAGTTTATGCTGCTGTAAGGCAGCTGTTTAGACCTCATTCAAGTCAATAGCTTATCAGCcaaagatctgaaagaaaaatcttacttCTGACTTGAGGGCCTGGAAGAAAAGATTCACTTTACTGATTTTCCAGCTTGTGGACAAATGTTTTCATGAGAGGATACAAATCTCTAATTCCTTAAATTGCAGCACCTCAACCAACATAACACACTCTGCTTCTTGCACAATTTTAAAGTGGATGTTTACTTACTATAGCTGCATACTGCAGTTTTActtaaatgctttaaattttcTTACTCTGTTCACCTGGCCAGATCAGCACTGAAGGAGCTGGTTGGTGTCCCCCACAGCAGCAGTCCTCTGCTGGGGTGATAGAGGGCATCCTAACACTGAGCACTTCTACGCTTGGTGGTAGAAATTTTGTAACACACGAATTTAATaaagaattatttattaaaattctgttttgtagtatttctttttcacttggaaTGAAGGTGAAGATCTGTGTAAGCACCTGAGTATCGGACCAAAACTGTAGTCTTTAAGGCTGACATAATGAATTTAAGGGAGGTGTTAAGTGTAACAGCTGACCTGGGTAAGAGAAATATAAGGCAGAGATGGTGATGCTATTGCAGATGCAGAGTAGGAAAGGAGTATCTTCTGTTTAACTTCTGTGTAATGATGGTGGAAAGCATgtgtataataaaaaaaaatctgctgaatgGAATTTGAAACAGTTGCTTACAATGAAGTGAGCTGACAGTGCTGCAATGAGATGGCCCCTGCCAGGGCTGAAACAAGAACCTTGAAGAATTTAGGGCTCAGAGTAAAGTGTTGGACTCAGCAGCACGATGCCTCTGCATCCTCTGGCCTGGGCAGACCTCAGGTGGTAGCGGTGCATGTGGTGGGTAACACTTGTGTAGGGCTGGCATAACCCAGTGGAAAATTGTTCCTCTTATCAACTGTGTAATCTTTTGCCAAGAAATAGCAAGGTGCTTTAGTCTTAGTCCTATTTTTACACCTGTAGGTATAAACACTTTGATCTCCTCCCAAACTCAATTCAGCATTCACATCAAGCTGTTGATGTCGGACATTTTGCATAATCCATTTTTCCAGACTTACAGCCCAGCTAGAATTGGATTTGACTGATCGGATTTCTTTTTAGTCTAAATTGGGAAACAGGATGGCTTGGAAAAGGCAAATGCCATGTGATTTTTTTGAGCTTCTACCATCTGCTCTGATGTTTGATGCCTCCGAAGTTGTGTAGGATTGAAGGCGAAATAATCATGTTAGAAAGCTGAAGGTGAAGCTGTTGCTGAAGGTGGCtgatggggagagggaagagggaaccAGGGAACAGGAGCCAAAGGAGGCATCGCATCCTAAAATGCTCTGGAAGGTGCATTCCCAGGGAAAGCACTGAGCAGTAGAAATAATGAGGCTGAGAAGGAAAGAGGGTAATTACATCTAACTCTGTGCTTAGCCATGCTCTTTAGTTGTCTGTACACCTGATGTTCTGAGAGTGGAGGTTCACCCATGGGTAGCTGGGCTTTGGTGGCTGCCCAGAGGAAAGACTTGTGTCCAGGTCATTCCCAAAGCACCCATGTGCAGCTCCCCTTGAAAATGTCGTGTTGAAAAACAGAGTGGCTATGCCAGGACTTACACAGCTGCTCGCTGTAGGGACGTTTTGTGGTCTCACCATACTCGGTCGTTGTCTCACAGCACCCGTGCTCAGCTCTGGCAGTATgggaaaatctttctttctttcctcctccctctctgcaaaGGAAGGTGCACCTCAGAATATTAGAAAGTATCTCAAACGTGTTACCCTTAAAGACACCATATTTAAGGTAATCTAATGGTATTCTGGGATCTGAGGCATGATACGGGAACACTGGAGCTGTGCTGTAGGGCTGCTGCATCCCCTGGGGATAAGGGACCTTTAGAAGCATCTGGCTGAGAacctgttttgtttcatttctctgccttttagGCCTCACACCCTAACGCACAGGGATGCAAAAGGAGATATTTTTGCAATTTGCCATCGTCTGTTCCTAAGCTCACCATCTCGCTTCTCTTTGAGTTTGCTGTCTAGGAGCCCCTCGGCTCAATTCCCAGCGGGTTCCTGGGATTCCCGAgtgctgctcctctgcagagcGAGGTGCCTCGGCAGGGATCCCCCCGAGGGTGAGCGGCACCGGCGGTCGGGCGGGTACCATCGCAGAGGGAtggcagagcccctggctgggtcCCCTGCTGCGGAGAGCGTATGAAATGCCAAAGCGGTGCTCGACATCCTTCTCCAaagctgggctgggaggcaggacGCGGGCACAGAGCCCTCCCAACTTCCAGTCCATGGATTTCTGCATCCCTCAAAAGGCAGATGTGCATTGCAGCTTCTATGGTGTTTTGGCACCTAAACCCCACTGAGATAAATGGCACGGTGCTGCCGAAAGCCACTCACTGGGCGGCTTTAGTGTAGCTACAACTCTTCTTAACAAACCTGGCTCCAGGGACTTGTCCCGGCTCACCGCAAAGGGGAGGCAGAGCCGGGACCTGACCTCAGACCTGCCGCGCGGTGCTGCAGCCTCGCAGGCCCATCGCCCCTCTGATGGCAGCTCCCAAAAAAAGCCTCTCCCACGCTCACCGGAGAGGCTGTGCTGCCTCTCATCACCAGTGACACTGCCACAAGAGTGAGCAATGCATCCGTGGCTGGCACATGAACAGCCGccactattttgaaataaacctATTATGCATGAGTTAGGGCAAAGAGAGTCACAAtattagtttttaattatttttaatttgctttcttagAGGCTGAAAAAACATCCTTTGGAGAGAGATGCTGAGGTTTGAAAGGTGCCTTCGGCCAGCCGGCAATTCTGAGACAGCCCTTTTAGAATAACTTCGTCCTTGTAAACAGCAATCGGGTCTGTCAGGGCTGCTTCTTGCGGCTTCTTGGGCatgcagaggagagagaggctGAAGGAAGCGCGGGCAGGACTGAATGTGTCTCTGTGGAGGGAGTGTGCACAGAAAGCCCATGCTGAACTCGGCTCCCTCCTGGCTGCTTGTTGTAAAGACGAAGTGCAGTAAGTTTTGTGCCGGTCTGGGGAAGTTAATTCCGCTGCAAGGAGGAGTGTTACACACTGAGTAaacagctcagcccagctctAGTAAGATGGTTGCAGCCTGCTCCCTCTTGCACCGGTGTCAGTGGGGTGGCTGGACAAGCTGGCCCGTCAAAGGGTTCCTCCCCGTGGCCTTTTGGTTTGTGTGCCTCTCCAAGAGCACCGGAGCATGGGCCAGGCTGTCGGGGGCAGCCGGGAGCCACGGGCAGCTGCCGGGGGGCTGTGGACGTGCATCCCGCACTCGCTGTCCGCCTGGGCGGAAAACAGAGGCAGGAGGGAGCTATGGGGCTGCCACACGTGGCCCACCCAGAAGGCAGCAGGGCGGAAAGCAGGAGGTGCCTCGAAATGTGTGTGGGTAAAGAAGAGCTCTAGAAGAAAGAGTTGTAGGACTACCCAGCGGGTGAGGTTTTATTAAAGTGAGCTACGCTTGCTCAATGCAGACGAGGTTCAGAAGAGCAGGCAGCACTCACAGGATGCGAGAACCTGGGAGCAGCCCTTTTTCTACActaattctgaagaaaacagaccTCTCCCTGTGCTCGTGGTGTTCTTGCAAAAGAACTGTTTTAATGAAGCCAAATCAAAAGTTTCTGCACTTGCATGAGACAGTTAAACTGTCCTGCTGGAAACAGAATGATTgattgaaagagagaaaaagcacaaCCTGAAATAATCTTGTAAAATATCTTTATTAGTTCCCTATAAGATTGGAAATAGAAAAGCTTCCAGGTAAAACACTGTCAAACGAAAAAGATGCACAGGAAAAATGGTCAGAAAGTTGCTTATGAATTACAAGAATCCAGTGCTAAATAACAAGTCTTTCAGCTAGGCAAGAAATCCTTCCTGGTGTCCTGTATTGCCTCACCACGCCTGAAACTTGCTCCCATCAGATGAGGAAAGTCCTCTCCAGAGCAGCCAAGGCGCAGCCCCGGCTCGGCGTCGGAcggcgggcggtgcgggggcgAGGCCGCTGCTCTCGCAGCCTCCCTTGTGCGTGTGCTGGGTCCTGGGTGCAGCCCCTGCTCGTGGCACTGGGTAATTAGCACTGGCAGACGAGGTTGCTGTCCCAGGATGCTATAATAAGGAGTGACTGGGTTTTATTCCACGGGGGACGGTACTTGCGCCCGCTGTACTGTGGAGGTGATGGTACCCATTGCCTGCTCGGGAATACTCAGGTACTCGCAGATGCTCATGGCACTGGGTCTAGCCCGTCTCTAGCAGCGCACCCCTCCGAACTGCATGCAGACGATTTGCTGCCATTGTAGTTAAAACCACAGATGCTCGAGGGTGCCACGGAGTGTAACTTGCAGGAGAGTAAGTGTGTTGTACAGGTGAGATGACATGCAGGAATATTCCTACAAACATTCAAAACTTTTCCTTCTCAGGTTACTGCCATTGCAGCCCTTCCAGATATTTCAAGGAGAAACATGCCCTTAAAGTTCAGATAGTTGTTAAAAAAAGGCACCATTCtatgtttttaatgcttttaaacaaagaaaagccaCTGCATTTACCACTCCACCATTCTTCTTTTTCTAGCTCATAGAAGTTTTTATCTTACATTGTCATTAATGATTGCTAACATAATAATAACAAATCAAAGAACAAGTGACCAAAACCGCTGATCTCATGCTCTGGAAATATATATGGAAAGAGAAGGTTCAGGTCTGCTTTCTAGGTTTCGTACATGTGTCCTTGGGGTCCcctctcaccagggccaagtgCCGGGCAGCCCTGGGGTTCGTCCCCCGCAGAGGCTGCAGATGCTGGCGTTGGCCTCGGTGTGAATTTTGAGGCTCTCTTGGTGTGTTATCTAACTGCATCGTGTGGTGCCGCTCCCCGTTCCCGGGGAGGCGAGACTCTACCCCCTCTCCGCTCAGCAGCAATGTCCGGAGGCCCCCGCACAGCGAAGGGCCCCGAGGCCCCGGTGGCAGTCCTGGGGGTGGCTGTGTGCTTCCAGCATGATGAGCTGCTGTCGCAGCACCCCTTCTTCACAGCAGCCTTTCCTCTCGGCGGCGGGTGCAGCTGCggcgggcagggccagggcagtgAGCCCCGGGCTCCCCCGAGCCGTCTGCCAGGGGAGCGGTGCCTTCGGAGCAGATCCTGGTCCCTGCGCTAGCAGGATAGTCTGTCGCTGGTCGGACTGGTGCTGGGACAGCTCACCAGCTCCCGCAACCACAACAGGTTTCGTTTTAATAATGTGAGGGGGAAAAAGTAGAGATGAAGGGAAGGCGTCCCGGCAGCCTACTGGGCAGCCTCCGCTGCCTGCTCCGTCTCCTGCGGGTTCTTCCCGTCGTTCTGGATCAACTGGACGATGTGTGTCAGGTCCAGGCTGCGGGTGAGGATCTCGAGCAGCATCTCATCCTTTTGCACGCCCTCCATGAACTCTTCCAGGGAGAGCTCGCCTGCAAGAGCACGTTCAGAAAAGGTCTGTTAAATCCTGCAGCCTTTCTCCTCCCTCCGCCG
This genomic interval from Calonectris borealis chromosome 26, bCalBor7.hap1.2, whole genome shotgun sequence contains the following:
- the GUCA1B gene encoding guanylyl cyclase-activating protein 2 → MGQQFTNTEGEQAEIDVAELQEWYKKFVVECPSGTLFMHEFKRFFGVQDNREAAEYIENMFRAFDKNGDNTIDFLEYVAALNLVLRGKLEHKLRWTFKVYDKDGNGCIDKPELLEIVESIYKLKKACRSEVEERTPLLTPEEVVDRIFQLVDENGDGQLSLDEFIDGARKDKWVMKMLQMDVNPGGWISEQRRKSALF